A genomic window from Leptolyngbya sp. BL0902 includes:
- the pdxH gene encoding pyridoxamine 5'-phosphate oxidase, with product MDISDFRRDYTQRGLDLPDLAPDPYDQFTQWFQQACEADLLEPNALVLSTVSPEGHPYQRTVLLKYFDRDGFVFFTNYGSRKAQHIEQHPQVSLLFPWYALERQLAITGTAHKISAAESFKYFTSRPRGSQLGAWVSQQSQIISSRQLLEMQFEKMKQRFLNQDIPLPDFWGGYRVKPSSFEFWQGRPSRLHDRFLYSPSSEMESGWQVVRLSP from the coding sequence ATGGACATTAGCGATTTCCGCCGCGACTACACCCAGCGGGGGCTGGATCTGCCCGATCTCGCCCCCGACCCCTACGACCAGTTCACCCAGTGGTTTCAGCAAGCCTGTGAGGCGGATTTGCTGGAGCCCAATGCCTTGGTGTTGTCTACGGTGTCCCCCGAAGGCCATCCCTATCAGCGCACGGTGCTATTGAAATACTTTGACCGGGACGGCTTTGTGTTTTTCACCAACTACGGCAGTCGCAAGGCCCAGCACATCGAGCAACACCCCCAGGTGTCGCTGCTGTTTCCCTGGTATGCCCTGGAGCGGCAGTTGGCGATTACGGGCACGGCCCACAAAATTTCCGCCGCCGAATCCTTCAAATACTTCACCTCTCGGCCTAGGGGCAGTCAGTTGGGGGCGTGGGTGTCTCAGCAAAGCCAGATTATTTCCTCCCGGCAACTGCTGGAAATGCAGTTCGAGAAAATGAAACAGCGCTTTCTGAACCAAGACATCCCCCTGCCAGACTTTTGGGGAGGGTATCGGGTGAAGCCTTCCAGCTTCGAGTTTTGGCAAGGTCGGCCCAGCCGCCTACACGACCGTTTTCTCTATAGCCCTTCCTCTGAGATGGAATCGGGCTGGCAGGTGGTGCGGCTGTCGCCCTAG
- the bchL gene encoding ferredoxin:protochlorophyllide reductase (ATP-dependent) iron-sulfur ATP-binding protein — MDNQTLKLSVYGKGGIGKSTTSCNISVALAKRGRKVLQIGCDPKHDSTFTLTGFLIPTIIDTLQEKSFHYEDVWAEDVIYKGYGGVHCVEAGGPPAGAGCGGYVVGETVKLLKELNAFDEFDVILFDVLGDVVCGGFAAPLNYSDYCMIVTDNGFDALFAANRIAASVREKARTHPLRLAGLIGNRTSKRDLIDKYVEHVPMPVLEILPLIEDIRISRVKGKTVFEMAESDPSLEPVCQYYLNIADQILSRPEGVVPTETPDRDLFSLLSDFYLNPPADAPKQEAEEMDLMMV, encoded by the coding sequence ATGGACAACCAGACACTCAAGCTCTCTGTTTATGGAAAAGGGGGCATTGGCAAGTCCACCACCAGTTGCAATATTTCGGTGGCCCTGGCCAAACGGGGTCGTAAGGTGTTGCAAATTGGCTGCGACCCCAAGCACGACAGCACCTTTACCCTCACCGGGTTTCTGATTCCCACCATCATCGACACCCTGCAAGAAAAGTCCTTCCACTACGAAGACGTATGGGCCGAGGACGTGATCTACAAGGGCTATGGCGGCGTGCATTGCGTGGAAGCGGGTGGCCCTCCAGCGGGGGCGGGCTGCGGCGGCTATGTGGTGGGCGAAACCGTGAAGCTGCTGAAGGAACTGAACGCCTTCGACGAGTTCGACGTGATTTTGTTTGATGTGTTGGGCGACGTGGTCTGCGGCGGGTTTGCGGCCCCGTTAAACTATTCCGACTACTGCATGATCGTCACCGACAACGGTTTTGACGCCCTGTTTGCCGCCAATCGCATCGCCGCTTCGGTACGGGAGAAAGCGCGAACCCACCCCCTGCGGCTGGCGGGGCTGATCGGCAACCGCACCTCTAAGCGCGATTTGATCGACAAGTACGTCGAGCATGTGCCCATGCCCGTACTGGAAATTCTGCCGCTGATTGAGGACATCCGCATTTCCCGCGTGAAGGGCAAAACGGTGTTTGAAATGGCGGAGAGCGATCCTTCTCTGGAACCCGTCTGCCAGTATTACCTCAACATCGCCGACCAAATTCTCTCCCGTCCCGAAGGCGTGGTGCCCACGGAAACCCCCGACCGCGACCTATTCAGCCTGCTGTCGGACTTTTATCTCAACCCACCCGCCGATGCCCCCAAACAAGAGGCGGAGGAAATGGATCTGATGATGGTTTAA
- a CDS encoding allophycocyanin subunit alpha-B, which yields MSVVSQVILNADDELRYPTSGELKAIEDFLKTGEQRMRIASTLSENEKKIVEQASRELWRRRPDFIAPGGNAFGQKQRALCLRDYGWYLRLITYGVIAGDKAPIESIGLIGVREMYNALNVPVPGMAEAVRCLKEASLNLLSDEDAAEAAPYFDYIIQAMS from the coding sequence ATGTCTGTCGTTAGCCAAGTCATTTTGAACGCTGATGATGAGCTGCGCTACCCGACTAGCGGTGAGCTGAAGGCCATCGAAGACTTTTTGAAAACGGGTGAGCAGCGGATGCGCATCGCCAGCACCCTGTCCGAAAATGAGAAGAAAATCGTGGAGCAGGCCAGCCGCGAACTGTGGCGTCGTCGGCCCGACTTCATCGCCCCCGGCGGCAATGCCTTTGGCCAAAAGCAGCGTGCTCTCTGCCTACGCGACTATGGCTGGTATCTGCGGCTGATCACCTACGGCGTGATCGCAGGCGATAAGGCCCCCATCGAAAGCATTGGCCTGATTGGCGTGCGCGAAATGTATAACGCCCTGAACGTGCCCGTTCCCGGCATGGCCGAAGCGGTGCGCTGCCTGAAGGAAGCTTCCCTCAACCTGCTGTCTGACGAAGACGCTGCTGAAGCCGCCCCCTACTTCGACTACATCATTCAAGCGATGTCCTAG
- a CDS encoding DUF5331 domain-containing protein gives MAFFENFTQVIRQKWLDYVQANRGWLTLQMQQTSVRTPDGGRRPSSFLILGVVNALEPKLSNLMVPFYQLNPDEDALVQVLGLNFDPEMILDNGEETTTIDANEDHPLLSDGSDL, from the coding sequence ATGGCCTTTTTTGAGAACTTTACCCAGGTCATCCGCCAAAAGTGGTTGGACTATGTGCAAGCCAATCGCGGCTGGTTGACCCTGCAAATGCAGCAAACCTCTGTCCGCACGCCCGATGGGGGTCGCCGACCGTCCTCTTTCCTCATTTTGGGGGTGGTCAATGCCTTGGAACCCAAGCTCTCGAACCTGATGGTGCCCTTCTACCAGCTCAACCCTGATGAAGATGCGCTGGTGCAGGTGTTGGGTCTCAATTTCGACCCAGAGATGATTTTGGACAATGGCGAAGAAACGACCACCATCGATGCCAACGAAGATCATCCCCTTTTGTCCGATGGCTCTGATCTCTAG
- a CDS encoding DUF5331 domain-containing protein has translation MNSKQLRRSLKIKWLSYYRDNREWIDKLGIWVTLDGQRRPSSGFILGVLSTLEPDLNNLLPLVVSLSSSPDRIIAALGLNTNPVKELEALAKAQPILPRSARPEVSLVPAEEVSEPEAIPPVPLTLDVAPPPPPTHDDEVCTGSGGRENDRPR, from the coding sequence GTGAACAGTAAACAACTGCGGCGATCGCTAAAAATCAAGTGGCTGTCCTACTACCGCGACAACCGCGAGTGGATCGATAAATTGGGCATTTGGGTGACTCTCGACGGCCAACGGCGACCGTCATCGGGCTTCATTTTGGGGGTATTGTCCACCCTCGAACCCGACCTTAACAATCTGCTGCCCCTGGTCGTCAGCCTAAGCAGCAGCCCCGACCGAATTATTGCCGCCCTGGGCCTAAACACCAACCCGGTGAAGGAGCTAGAGGCGTTGGCGAAGGCACAACCCATTCTGCCCCGCAGCGCCCGCCCCGAGGTTTCCCTGGTGCCAGCGGAGGAGGTTTCCGAACCGGAGGCCATCCCCCCCGTACCGCTAACCCTCGATGTGGCCCCTCCACCGCCCCCCACCCACGATGACGAGGTTTGCACCGGATCCGGTGGGCGGGAAAACGACAGACCCAGGTAG
- a CDS encoding HAD-IA family hydrolase: MTYTPLPQVIFLDAVGTLFGVAGTVGDIYADIAQRHGVTVDPKALNQSFFRTFNAAPTMAFPGCDPATIPQREYHWWRVLAQQTFSSAGVIDQFVDFDSFFADLYAHFATAAPWKVYADVPVALQRWQRRGIELGIISNFDSRLYKVLEALHLADFFQSVTISSETGAAKPDPLIFQAALQKHRCDPAQAWHLGDSEADDFHGAKAAGVWGVWLKRP, translated from the coding sequence ATGACCTACACGCCCCTGCCCCAAGTTATCTTTCTTGATGCCGTTGGCACCCTGTTTGGGGTGGCGGGCACGGTGGGCGACATCTATGCCGACATTGCCCAGCGCCATGGCGTTACGGTCGATCCCAAAGCCCTTAACCAGTCCTTCTTCCGCACCTTCAATGCCGCCCCCACCATGGCTTTCCCCGGCTGCGATCCCGCCACCATTCCCCAGCGGGAATACCACTGGTGGCGGGTGCTGGCCCAACAAACCTTCAGCAGCGCCGGGGTAATCGACCAATTTGTGGATTTCGATAGCTTCTTTGCCGACCTCTACGCCCACTTTGCCACTGCCGCCCCCTGGAAAGTCTATGCCGATGTGCCCGTAGCCTTGCAACGCTGGCAGCGGCGCGGCATCGAGTTGGGCATTATCTCCAATTTTGATTCCCGCCTCTATAAGGTTCTGGAAGCCCTGCACCTAGCCGACTTTTTCCAGTCCGTCACCATCTCCTCTGAGACCGGAGCCGCCAAACCTGATCCACTGATTTTTCAAGCTGCCCTACAAAAGCACCGCTGCGATCCGGCCCAAGCATGGCACCTTGGCGATAGCGAAGCGGACGACTTCCACGGAGCCAAGGCCGCTGGCGTTTGGGGTGTGTGGCTGAAGCGCCCTTAA
- a CDS encoding glucosyl-3-phosphoglycerate synthase, whose product MDYKQELITTIHDLGGDVGRLETRLVELSQHHPTAVLIPSLYEELERPALATIRNHLSQCAFINTVVICLYADSFEQYVQAVQFFQPLPQRTMVLWENGPAVTHILKTLAEEGLDLLPFRGKGRAVWLGLGLASLEAAAIALHDADITTYDRTYPLKLLYPLLEQEFGIAFCKAYYARIGHQRLHGRVTRLFVTPLITSLMEVFGYRDYLRYLNAYRYPLSGEFALTSDLALNTRIPSNWGLEVGLLAEVYRNVALKRVAQVDLGIFEHKHQTLGQSTHSGLQKMCRDILQSILRTLTETEQVVIGPDHIRSLRIKFRREAQNLARQYFVDARFNHLDYDRHQEEVTLETFEQVIVSAGQQYLDDPTGTQIPDWTRALAVIPDLREQLLDAVISDMAQAQAACPSSPESPAPALG is encoded by the coding sequence ATGGACTACAAGCAAGAGTTAATTACCACCATTCACGATTTGGGTGGCGATGTTGGTCGCCTAGAAACGCGCCTGGTGGAACTCAGTCAGCACCACCCCACCGCTGTGCTCATTCCCTCCCTCTATGAGGAACTGGAGCGGCCTGCCCTAGCTACCATTCGCAATCATCTCAGCCAGTGCGCCTTCATCAATACCGTCGTCATTTGTTTGTATGCCGATAGTTTTGAGCAGTACGTGCAGGCCGTTCAGTTCTTCCAGCCCTTGCCCCAGCGCACCATGGTGCTGTGGGAGAATGGCCCTGCCGTAACCCATATCCTCAAAACCCTCGCGGAGGAGGGGCTTGATCTGCTGCCCTTTCGGGGTAAGGGACGGGCCGTATGGCTAGGGTTGGGGTTGGCCTCGTTAGAAGCCGCCGCTATCGCCCTCCACGATGCCGACATCACCACCTACGACCGCACCTATCCCCTCAAACTGCTCTATCCGCTGCTAGAGCAAGAATTTGGCATTGCCTTCTGCAAAGCCTACTATGCCCGCATTGGCCACCAGCGCCTCCATGGTCGGGTGACACGGCTGTTTGTGACGCCGTTGATTACCTCGCTGATGGAGGTCTTTGGCTATCGCGACTACCTGCGCTACCTGAACGCCTACCGCTATCCGTTGTCGGGGGAATTTGCTCTCACCAGCGACTTGGCCTTGAACACTCGCATCCCCAGCAACTGGGGGCTGGAGGTGGGCCTACTGGCGGAGGTGTATCGCAACGTGGCCCTGAAGCGCGTCGCCCAGGTGGATCTCGGCATTTTTGAGCACAAGCACCAAACCCTAGGGCAATCTACCCACTCCGGGCTGCAAAAGATGTGCCGCGACATTCTGCAATCTATCCTCCGCACCCTCACGGAAACCGAGCAGGTGGTGATTGGCCCCGACCACATCCGCAGCCTGCGAATTAAATTTCGGCGCGAGGCCCAAAACCTGGCCCGCCAGTATTTCGTCGATGCCCGCTTCAACCATCTGGACTATGACCGCCACCAGGAAGAAGTCACCCTCGAAACCTTTGAACAGGTGATTGTCTCCGCCGGACAGCAATACCTCGATGACCCCACCGGAACCCAAATCCCCGACTGGACAAGGGCTCTGGCCGTCATCCCCGACCTGCGGGAACAACTGCTCGATGCGGTGATCTCCGACATGGCCCAGGCCCAGGCCGCCTGCCCTAGCAGCCCAGAATCGCCCGCCCCAGCCCTCGGATAG
- a CDS encoding PhoH family protein: protein MKKVFVLDTNVLLHDPMAMFRFEDNDVILPITIIEELDRFKKGTEDTARNARHVSRTLDDLRRQGSLVEGIPLERGGILKVALCHRETLMQLPPELEGDKGDNAILAVAMEYRHHRDLPVVLVSKDTNLRIKADALGVVAEDYETDKVDIDDLYTGTVEVMVSGETMGQLFSEGHVRLDQALCPNQAVTLVDEFNPGHTALGFVQGDSGRVIPLGKLPHAGVSRVQPRNREQRFAFELLLQDSISLVTLVGRAGTGKTLLAIAAGVQKVADERLYSRLLIARPIIPMGRDIGYLPGDMTEKLNPWMQPLYDNFDLIFGTQDSRGKPEHWRRGHEEMISQGLLQIEPLTFIRGRSIPKQFLIVDEAQNLTPHEVKTILTRAGEGTKVVLTGDPDQIDNPYVDAASNGLTYVVERFKNEPIAGHITLTKGERSDLAERSAMLL, encoded by the coding sequence ATGAAAAAAGTCTTTGTCCTCGACACCAACGTATTGCTGCACGATCCGATGGCAATGTTTAGGTTTGAGGATAACGATGTCATCTTACCGATCACCATCATTGAAGAACTGGATCGCTTCAAGAAAGGTACCGAAGACACGGCCCGCAATGCCCGCCATGTGTCGCGCACCCTGGATGATCTGCGGCGTCAAGGATCCCTCGTTGAGGGCATTCCCCTAGAGCGGGGGGGAATTCTCAAGGTGGCCCTGTGTCATCGGGAAACCCTGATGCAACTGCCGCCCGAACTGGAGGGCGACAAGGGCGACAATGCCATCCTGGCCGTGGCCATGGAGTATCGCCATCACCGCGATCTGCCCGTGGTGTTGGTGAGCAAAGACACCAACCTGCGCATCAAGGCCGACGCCCTGGGCGTGGTTGCAGAGGACTACGAAACCGACAAGGTAGACATCGACGACCTCTATACGGGCACCGTTGAGGTCATGGTATCTGGCGAGACCATGGGCCAACTATTTAGCGAAGGGCATGTGCGCCTCGATCAAGCCCTCTGCCCCAACCAAGCCGTCACCCTGGTAGACGAGTTCAATCCCGGCCACACTGCCCTCGGCTTCGTGCAGGGCGACAGCGGCAGAGTTATCCCCCTGGGCAAGTTGCCCCACGCCGGAGTCTCGCGGGTGCAGCCTCGCAACCGAGAACAGCGCTTTGCCTTTGAACTACTGCTGCAAGATTCCATTTCCCTGGTGACGCTGGTAGGCCGCGCTGGCACGGGCAAAACCCTGCTCGCCATTGCCGCCGGGGTGCAAAAAGTGGCCGATGAACGGCTTTATTCACGGCTGCTGATTGCCCGCCCCATCATTCCCATGGGCCGCGACATCGGCTACCTACCGGGGGATATGACCGAAAAGCTCAACCCCTGGATGCAGCCCCTCTACGACAACTTTGACCTGATTTTTGGTACCCAAGACAGCCGAGGCAAACCCGAACACTGGCGGCGCGGCCACGAGGAAATGATCAGCCAGGGCCTCCTACAAATCGAGCCGCTCACCTTCATCCGGGGCCGATCTATCCCCAAGCAATTCCTGATTGTGGATGAAGCCCAAAACCTGACGCCCCACGAGGTCAAAACCATCCTCACCCGCGCCGGGGAAGGCACCAAGGTCGTGCTCACGGGCGACCCCGACCAAATCGACAACCCCTACGTCGATGCCGCCAGCAACGGCCTCACCTACGTGGTAGAGCGCTTCAAAAACGAGCCCATCGCTGGACACATCACCCTCACCAAGGGCGAACGGTCTGACCTCGCAGAACGATCCGCCATGCTGCTCTAA
- a CDS encoding TIGR01777 family oxidoreductase, which translates to MKIAITGATGFVGSRLVERLQEEGHDIVVLTRSADLGRKTFPAESFPKVAIVEYTPLASGAWQGALSGCDGVVNLAGAPISERWSDEHKQAIVDSRVAGTEKLVEALSQTNPKPTVWVNASAIGYYGTSETATFDETSPAAEDFLAQVCQGWEAAAQKVKDYGPRLVILRLGIVLGMGGAVAKMLTPFRMFAGGPIGSGRQWFSWIHLEDVVNLIIKALTDSTMEGTYNATAPNPVRMADFCKVLGKVLKRPSWLPVPDFVLEAILGDGAQVVLEGQQVLPTRAVATGFQYQYTEVKDALIDIVKP; encoded by the coding sequence ATGAAAATTGCAATCACCGGAGCCACAGGGTTTGTCGGCAGTCGTTTGGTAGAGCGGCTGCAAGAGGAAGGCCACGACATTGTGGTGCTCACCCGCAGCGCCGATCTGGGGCGTAAAACCTTCCCCGCCGAGAGTTTTCCCAAGGTGGCCATCGTGGAATATACCCCGCTGGCATCGGGGGCGTGGCAGGGGGCGCTGTCGGGCTGCGATGGGGTGGTGAATCTGGCCGGAGCACCGATTTCTGAACGCTGGAGCGATGAACACAAGCAGGCCATCGTAGACAGCCGCGTGGCAGGCACCGAGAAACTGGTGGAAGCCCTGTCCCAGACCAACCCCAAGCCGACGGTGTGGGTGAATGCCTCCGCCATCGGCTACTACGGCACCAGCGAAACCGCCACCTTCGACGAAACCAGCCCCGCCGCCGAGGATTTTCTGGCCCAGGTGTGCCAAGGCTGGGAAGCAGCGGCCCAAAAGGTGAAGGACTACGGCCCCCGGCTGGTGATTTTGCGGTTGGGCATTGTGCTGGGCATGGGCGGCGCGGTTGCCAAAATGCTGACCCCCTTTCGGATGTTTGCGGGTGGCCCCATTGGCAGCGGACGGCAGTGGTTTTCCTGGATTCACCTGGAAGATGTGGTGAATTTGATCATCAAAGCCCTGACGGATTCCACGATGGAAGGCACCTACAACGCCACCGCCCCCAACCCGGTACGCATGGCGGACTTTTGCAAGGTGCTGGGCAAGGTGTTGAAGCGGCCCTCTTGGTTGCCCGTGCCGGACTTTGTGCTGGAAGCCATCCTCGGCGATGGGGCGCAGGTCGTCTTGGAAGGTCAGCAAGTGCTACCTACCCGCGCCGTCGCCACGGGGTTTCAATACCAATACACCGAGGTGAAAGACGCCCTGATCGACATTGTTAAGCCCTAG
- a CDS encoding RNA polymerase sigma factor, RpoD/SigA family — MALEHVAWEEDREVLAKFTQASELSELGLSGYSKTLSDDAVGAFFKEMARYPLLEPSEEIELARQVRFLAKVDSASEKLSKELGRKPTRQEMLAKLNLTEAEFSQKLHDGRAAKRRMIRSNLRLVVSIAKRYLNRGVPFLDLIQEGALGLNRATEKFDPDKGYKFSTYAYWWIRQGITRTIANDARTIRLPIHIVEKLNKLKKAHRDLRRDLQRNPTEQELADALDVTVDQLRSLQQVRRRSLSLNHRVGKGEDTELLELLEDSRTQSPESKISENMMRQEITSILSEVLTEREKDIIALRYGLATGETHTLEEVGGIFNLSRERVRQIQTKAMRKLRRPQVASRLKGWLK; from the coding sequence GTGGCCCTTGAACATGTAGCATGGGAGGAAGATCGAGAGGTCTTAGCAAAGTTTACCCAAGCCAGTGAGCTATCGGAACTGGGGTTGTCGGGGTATAGCAAAACCCTCAGTGACGACGCCGTAGGGGCCTTTTTCAAGGAGATGGCCCGCTACCCGCTCCTAGAGCCCAGTGAAGAGATTGAGCTGGCTCGTCAGGTGCGGTTTTTAGCCAAGGTGGACAGCGCCAGCGAGAAGCTCTCTAAAGAGCTAGGCCGCAAGCCCACTCGCCAAGAAATGCTGGCCAAACTAAACCTAACCGAAGCCGAGTTTAGCCAGAAGCTCCACGATGGTCGAGCGGCAAAACGACGGATGATTCGCTCAAATTTGCGCCTCGTGGTTTCCATTGCCAAGCGCTACCTAAACCGAGGGGTGCCCTTCCTCGATTTAATTCAGGAAGGTGCCCTAGGATTGAATCGCGCCACCGAAAAATTTGACCCCGATAAGGGCTATAAATTCTCTACCTATGCCTATTGGTGGATTCGCCAGGGCATTACCCGCACCATTGCCAACGATGCCCGTACCATTCGGTTGCCTATCCACATCGTTGAAAAACTCAATAAACTAAAAAAAGCTCACCGCGATCTGCGCCGTGATCTTCAGCGCAATCCCACCGAACAAGAATTAGCTGACGCCCTGGATGTGACGGTAGATCAGCTCAGAAGTTTGCAGCAGGTGCGCCGCCGTTCGCTATCGTTGAACCACCGAGTTGGGAAGGGTGAAGATACCGAGTTGCTAGAACTCCTGGAAGACAGCCGTACCCAATCGCCGGAGTCTAAAATCAGCGAAAATATGATGCGCCAGGAAATCACCAGCATCCTGTCTGAGGTGCTGACCGAGCGCGAAAAAGATATCATTGCCCTGCGCTATGGCCTCGCCACCGGAGAAACCCACACCCTAGAGGAGGTGGGCGGCATTTTTAACCTATCGCGGGAACGGGTGCGCCAAATTCAAACCAAGGCCATGCGAAAGTTGCGCCGTCCCCAGGTGGCCTCGCGGCTGAAGGGCTGGCTGAAGTAA
- the psb28 gene encoding photosystem II reaction center protein Psb28: protein MTAQLPTVQFYEGILESIDNVSLRRNSDTGERMVLLMFKQLKAIEAFQSFRSQFSKALKLTDEEGVITIEPSGIRFIFGGDDGDDLERVECTLTIDREDHWERFMRFMHRYAEANGMAYGERPSV, encoded by the coding sequence ATGACGGCACAGCTTCCCACCGTACAGTTTTACGAAGGCATTCTAGAATCCATCGATAACGTCAGCCTGCGGCGCAATAGCGATACGGGCGAACGTATGGTGCTGCTGATGTTTAAGCAGCTCAAGGCCATCGAAGCCTTCCAAAGCTTTCGCAGCCAGTTTTCCAAAGCCCTTAAACTCACCGATGAGGAGGGCGTCATCACCATTGAACCCTCCGGCATTCGGTTTATCTTTGGCGGCGACGATGGCGACGACCTAGAGCGGGTAGAATGCACCCTCACCATCGACCGGGAAGACCACTGGGAGCGGTTCATGCGCTTCATGCATCGCTACGCCGAGGCGAATGGCATGGCCTACGGCGAACGACCCTCAGTCTAA
- a CDS encoding 2TM domain-containing protein — MTHPNQHPTNQDSTFLYPAEDAQQILSIAMACQTESGDLSRAQLLEIAEELGISAETLAEAEREWDVKKYELADQRQFDRERKQRFQHSLSRFCFFIGFLFVLLILAGGSGGWAGLANFLLFLPGAPWGLKLAWDAWRIYRPNEYSYTKEFQRWRRKQQMRRAVGGAVRRLMGSF; from the coding sequence ATGACACATCCAAATCAGCATCCAACGAATCAAGACAGCACATTTCTCTACCCTGCCGAGGATGCTCAGCAAATCTTGAGTATCGCCATGGCCTGCCAGACAGAATCCGGCGACTTATCCCGCGCCCAGTTGCTGGAAATTGCCGAAGAACTAGGCATTTCTGCCGAAACCCTGGCCGAGGCCGAACGGGAATGGGACGTGAAGAAATACGAACTCGCCGACCAGCGCCAGTTTGACCGGGAACGCAAGCAGCGTTTTCAGCACAGCTTGTCCCGGTTTTGCTTTTTCATCGGATTCCTCTTCGTTCTCCTGATTCTGGCGGGGGGATCGGGAGGCTGGGCTGGGCTGGCGAACTTTCTGCTGTTCTTGCCTGGTGCTCCTTGGGGGCTGAAACTGGCCTGGGATGCATGGCGAATCTACCGCCCCAACGAGTACAGCTACACGAAAGAATTTCAGCGCTGGCGGCGGAAGCAGCAGATGCGGCGGGCCGTGGGTGGGGCGGTGCGGCGGCTGATGGGGTCTTTTTAG
- a CDS encoding NAD(P)/FAD-dependent oxidoreductase: MTDAPRHICILGGGFGGLYTALRLGQLPWEDQPPIITLVDHRDRFLFLPLLYELVTGELETWEVAPPYEELLAGTQIRFRQAEVTGVDLDQKQVSLSQGSPLTYDYLVLALGGTTPMDMAPGVADHALAFRTLQDAYQLKERLRILQASEAEKIRVAVVGGGYSGVEVACKVAEHLGNRGRVRLVERTDTLLRTSPEHNRQVAQKVLADLGVWVDLETAVENVTADTISLTFRDQTDILPVDVVLWTVGTRVNDIVANLSLKHNERRQIVVQPTLEAVDHPGIYALGDLADCRDADGQQMPTTAQVALQQADFVGWNIWATMTDRPPLPFRYRHLGEMITLGTHRATLTGLGIELEGELAHVARRLAYLYRMPTLSHQIRVGLNWMTQPLRDVLSSIA; the protein is encoded by the coding sequence ATGACAGACGCTCCCCGACACATTTGCATCCTGGGCGGTGGCTTTGGTGGCCTGTATACGGCGCTGCGGCTAGGCCAACTGCCCTGGGAGGATCAGCCGCCAATCATCACCCTGGTGGATCATCGGGATCGCTTCCTCTTTTTGCCGCTGCTCTACGAACTGGTGACGGGGGAGCTAGAAACTTGGGAAGTGGCCCCCCCCTACGAGGAACTGCTGGCAGGCACCCAAATTCGCTTTCGGCAGGCGGAGGTCACAGGCGTTGATCTCGACCAAAAACAGGTCAGCCTCAGCCAAGGCTCACCCCTGACCTATGATTACCTGGTGCTGGCCCTGGGGGGCACCACGCCGATGGATATGGCCCCCGGTGTGGCCGACCACGCCCTAGCCTTTCGCACCCTGCAAGACGCCTATCAACTCAAGGAACGGCTGCGGATTTTGCAAGCCTCCGAGGCCGAAAAGATTCGCGTGGCGGTGGTGGGCGGTGGCTATAGCGGCGTTGAAGTGGCCTGCAAAGTGGCCGAACACCTGGGCAACCGGGGCCGAGTGCGCCTGGTAGAACGCACGGATACCCTGCTGCGTACCTCCCCAGAGCACAACCGCCAGGTAGCCCAAAAGGTGCTGGCCGACCTAGGGGTTTGGGTAGATTTAGAAACCGCCGTGGAGAACGTCACCGCCGACACCATTAGCCTCACCTTCCGTGACCAAACCGACATTCTGCCCGTGGATGTGGTGCTGTGGACGGTGGGCACCCGCGTCAACGATATAGTTGCAAACCTGTCCCTCAAGCACAACGAACGGCGACAAATCGTTGTGCAGCCCACCCTAGAAGCGGTGGATCACCCCGGCATCTATGCCCTAGGTGATTTGGCCGACTGCCGCGATGCCGACGGCCAGCAAATGCCCACCACCGCCCAAGTGGCACTCCAGCAGGCCGATTTTGTGGGTTGGAACATCTGGGCCACCATGACGGATCGGCCCCCACTGCCCTTCCGCTACCGCCACCTTGGCGAAATGATCACCCTCGGCACCCACCGTGCTACCCTCACCGGACTGGGCATTGAACTGGAGGGCGAACTGGCCCATGTGGCACGCCGTTTAGCCTATCTGTACCGGATGCCCACCCTCTCCCACCAAATCCGCGTCGGGCTAAACTGGATGACCCAACCCCTACGGGATGTGCTGTCCTCAATTGCCTAA